One Clavelina lepadiformis chromosome 1, kaClaLepa1.1, whole genome shotgun sequence genomic region harbors:
- the LOC143444242 gene encoding UDP-glucuronic acid decarboxylase 1-like, whose product MFPRSTVNLRYILIFIVVIVIVAVARHELTVENSTTTSFLNEVAYKLQRLKWENEQLKKQVENIDSNTKKYLPVKFLAEKDRKRILVTGGAGFVGSHLTDKLMLEGHEVTVVDNFFTGRKRNVEHWIGHENFELIHHDVVKPLYIEVDEIYHLACPASPPHYMYNPIKTIKTSSIGTLNMLGLAKRVGAKMLLASTSEVYGDPEEHPQKESYWGHVNPVGPRACYDEGKRVAETMCYAYQSQDGVKIRVARIFNTFGPRMHMADGRVVSNFVLQALQGEPISIYGNGDQTRSFQYVSDLVNGLIALMRSDTSSPVNLGNPDEHTILEFAELIKWQVNSTSEIIHKPPATDDPKKRKPDITKAKTLLNWEPVVPLEVGLQKTIAYFKAELQQASGNKRNVFLPDEL is encoded by the coding sequence ATGTTTCCCAGAAGCACTGTTAATTTGAGATACATTCTCATATTTATTGTGGTGATCGTGATCGTAGCTGTTGCTCGACATGAACTAACTGTTGAAAATTCAACAACAACATCTTTCTTAAACGAAGTTGCCTATAAGCTACAAAGATTGAAATGGGAGAATGaacaattgaaaaaacaagttgaaaacatAGActcaaatacaaaaaagtacTTGCCTGTTAAATTTCTAGCTGAAAAAGATCGAAAAAGAATTCTTGTAACAGGTGGCGCTGGATTTGTTGGCAGCCATCTGACGGACAAGTTAATGCTAGAAGGACATGAAGTTACTGTGGTGGATAACTTTTTCACTGGCCGTAAGCGCAATGTTGAACACTGGATTGGTCATGAAAATTTCGAACTGATACATCATGACGTCGTAAAGCCTTTGTATATTGAAGTAGATGAGATATACCATTTAGCTTGCCCTGCCTCTCCACCACATTACATGTACAACCCCATAAAAACCATTAAAACATCCAGCATTGGTACTTTAAATATGCTAGGTCTTGCCAAAAGAGTAGGAGCAAAAATGCTGCTTGCTTCAACATCAGAGGTATATGGTGATCCGGAAGAGCATCCTCAAAAGGAGTCCTATTGGGGCCATGTTAATCCAGTAGGGCCTAGAGCCTGTTATGATGAGGGTAAACGTGTTGCTGAAACTATGTGCTATGCTTATCAGTCTCAGGATGGCGTAAAAATTCGAGTGGCTCGCATTTTTAACACTTTTGGGCCAAGGATGCACATGGCAGATGGGAGGGTTGTGTCCAATTTTGTACTGCAAGCTCTCCAAGGAGAACCAATATCAATATATGGCAATGGTGATCAAACCAGGTCTTTCCAGTACGTGTCAGACCTTGTAAATGGCCTGATTGCTTTAATGAGGAGTGATACAAGTTCACCCGTAAATTTAGGTAACCCCGACGAGCATACCATTTTAGAATTTGCTGAATTAATAAAATGGCAAGTGAACAGCACTTCTGAAATTATACACAAGCCTCCTGCAACTGATGACCCCAAAAAACGAAAACCTGACATAACAAAAGCTAAAACTCTCTTAAATTGGGAACCTGTTGTGCCTTTAGAAGTGGGTTTGCAAAAAACTATTGCTTACTTTAAAGCTGAGCTACAGCAAGCTTCCGGAAACAAGCGAAATGTTTTTTTACCTGATGAATTGTAA
- the LOC143463209 gene encoding NF-X1-type zinc finger protein NFXL1-like produces MEKAWQKRGRGRGTQRSQKGISQKPLSRGRGTASSVPGGLRGHDQLSAELRFRDTSEQHEKNAKKILQSFEDCYQSSSEEEDIDDTNILSQLTKSYKGSHPTQANITNGDYNHDETHLGITTQYLTECCQSGAITCLVCISTVKRQNETWSCEKCFAIFHLKCIKQWVLQGVAQATLLSDEYFPNKDLPWYCPKCRNEYPKSKCPDGYYCFCGAEKNPSPDPWLLPHSCGNTCNKLLKNPPCGHHCLLLCHPGPCPPCPQTVQLRCHCGKQKPASRRCGSGKWSCGKICGKLLSCNKHKCESVCHSDECTPCTQTSIQDCTCGAEKQTRPCSEPHWNCGKVCDKLLSCGFHKCEKSCHAPGQCYECPRSGVRACPCGKTNFHNLKCTEKVTLCEHTCGKSLGCFSNHKCSRRCHFGPCGSCPLMAVKTCRCGKRERELPCQKVYICETKCQKMRSCGRHHCKRKCCTGNCPPCEQICGHTLQCKKHKCQMLCHQGPCYPCPLTSKVSCTCGETYIMVVCGKEKTTKPPRCRKKCKSPSDCHHAKRIPHSCHFGDCPKCTQVCNQTLPCGHLCPSQCHDNVVVRNETRAPAPWELPQLTYIIKKLPCPPCKVPVSVVCRGKHDTSDFPCSEAREYSCGRKCGRQLTCSNHLCELECHPVGEDEALASSCAPCERPCSKPRPEGCAHDCISVCHPDMCPPCRKRIRMKCHCGMVSLKHLCCEWAGRSQEECDRMASCGNHCPKLLSPCEHLCPLQCHPGQCPPSTECSKKITVRCPCKRRKKESVCSYIHLENFKLQCDDECMKVKAAKRAEKEEAEQRKRDEEARKQLEEVEKFERKMNRRSRLRKRSQSADEKDAENGWKRFLSSRLCQILHYIFVASVVLASIAYAYYLSNI; encoded by the exons ATGGAAAAGGCATGGCAAAAGCGAGGGCGGGGAAGGGGAACACAAAGATCTCAGAAGggaatatctcaaaaacctCTTTCAAGAGGCAGAGGCACTGCCAGCAGCGTTCCAG GTGGTTTGAGAGGACATGATCAACTATCAGCAGAACTAAGATTTAGAGATACAAGTGAACAGCATGAAAAG AATgcaaaaaagattttgcaaagttttgagGATTGCTACCAGTCTTCTTCAGAGGAAGAGGACATAGAtgacacaaatattttgtcacAACTTACCAAATCATACAAAG GTTCTCATCCAACACAGGCTAATATAACAAATGGTGATTATAATCATGATGAAACACATCTTGGCATAACCACTCAGTATCTGACTGAGTGCTGCCAGTCGGGTGCAATTACTTGTCTTGTATGCATTTCAACTGTAAAGCGACAGAATGAG ACATGGAGTTGTgagaaatgttttgcaatttttcacttgAAGTGCATCAAGCAGTGGGTACTCCAAGGTGTTGCACAAGCCACACTTCTATCAGATGAATATTTTCCCAATAAAGATCTACCTTGGTATTGCCCTAAGTGTAG AAATGAATATCCTAAGAGCAAATGTCCAGATGGTTATTACTGTTTTTGTGGAGCTGAGAAAAACCCTTCACCTGACCCATGGCTTTTACCGCATTCTTGTGGTAACACTTGCAACAAACTTCTTAAAAATCCACCTTGTGGTCATCATTGTCTGTTACTATGCCACCCAG GTCCTTGTCCACCATGTCCACAAACTGTTCAGTTGAGATGTCACTGTGGCAAACAAAAGCCAGCCTCTCGTAGATGTGGCAGTGGGAAATGGTCATGTGGAAAAATCTGTGGTAAACTTTTGTCATGCAACAAACATAAGTGTGAG TCGGTGTGTCACAGTGATGAATGCACACCCTGCACCCAAACAAGCATTCAAGATTGTACGTGTGGTGCAGAGAAGCAAACTAGACCATGCAGTGAACCTCACTGGAATTGCGGGAAAGTCTGTGACAAACTACTTTCATGTGGATTCCATAAATGTGAAAAG AGTTGTCATGCCCCAGGTCAGTGTTATGAATGTCCAAGAAGCGGTGTAAGGGCATGTCCTTGTGGAAAGACTAATTTTCACAACTTAAAATGCACTGAAAAAGTTACTTTGTGTGAGCATACATGTGGTAAAAGTCTTGGATGTTTTAGTAACCACAAGTGCTCCAGAAGATGCCATTTTGGACCCTGTGGTTCA TGTCCTCTAATGGCAGTAAAGACATGTCGCTGTGGCAAGCGTGAACGTGAACTACCATGCCAAAAGGTGTACATTTGTGAAACAAAATGCCAAAAAATGAGGTCATGTGGCCGACATCATTGCAAACGTAAG TGCTGCACAGGAAACTGCCCTCCTTGTGAACAGATATGTGGCCACACTTTGCAATGCAAAAAGCATAAATGTCAGATGTTGTGTCATCAAG GGCCATGTTATCCTTGTCCATTGACATCAAAAGTATCCTGTACCTGTGGTGAAACATATATCATGGTTGTATGTGGAAAGGAGAAAACCACCAAACCTCCGAG ATGCCGGAAAAAATGTAAGAGCCCTTCAGATTGTCACCACGCTAAACGCATTCCTCATAGCTGCCACTTTGGTGATTGTCCAAAATGCACACAG GTATGCAACCAGACTCTTCCTTGTGGTCACTTATGTCCATCCCAATGTCATGATAATGTTGTTGTTCGAAATGAG ACGCGAGCCCCAGCTCCATGGGAGTTACCACAACTCACATACATCATTAAAAAGCTGCCCTGTCCCCCCTGCAAAGTCCCGGTGTCTGTGGTATGTCGTGGGAAGCATGACACTTCAGATTTCCCCTGTAGCGAAGCCAGAGAATATAGCTGTGGCAGGAAATGTGGAAGACAACTGACTTGCAGTAACCATCTTTGTGAACTGGAATGCCATCCAGTTGGCGAAGATGAAGCT CTTGCCTCCAGCTGCGCTCCTTGTGAAAGGCCATGTTCAAAGCCACGACCGGAAGGTTGTGCTCATGACTGCATATCTGTTTGCCATCCTGATATGTGTCCCCCATGTCGAAAACGGATACGAATGAAATGCCATTGTGGCATGGTATCACTAAAGCATCTCTGTTG TGAATGGGCTGGCCGATCTCAGGAAGAATGTGACAGAATGGCATCGTGTGGTAATCATTGTCCCAAGTTACTGTCTCCTTGCGAACATTTGTGTCCACTTCAGTGCCATCCAGGCCAATGCCCACCTTCAACAGAATGCAGCAAAAAAATCACAGTACGCTGCCCTTGCAAGAGAAGGAAGAAG GAGAGCGTTTGTTCTTATATTCACTTGGAAAACTTCAAACTTCAGTGTGATGATGAGTGCATGAAAGTTAAAGCTGCCAAAAGAGCg GAAAAAGAAGAGGCAGAGCAACGCAAACGTGACGAGGAAGCAAGAAAGCAGCTGGAGGAAGTGGAAAAGTTTGAGCGTAAGATGAACAGAAGATCTCGGCTGCGAAAAAGGAGTCAATCAGCAGATGAGAAAGATGCGGAAAACGGTTGGAAACGTTTTCTTAGTTCACGTTTGTGTCAGATCCTGCATTACATTTTTGTCGCTTCTGTAGTTCTGGCGTCAATTGCATATGCCTATTATCTCAGTAATATTTAA